From the genome of Colletotrichum higginsianum IMI 349063 chromosome 4, whole genome shotgun sequence, one region includes:
- a CDS encoding Integral membrane protein has translation MADPLSIAASVAGLITLAASTAKLVKTVGDRYTNQVSGSVQENVQTLEAALGNITKGMWTSDFTRPGEKSLQQPISSCAQTLRELGKNFRKLHPQAPSGTSVQRSWDSLRRLQQKMTRPETLKEIERLQVVLESQKATLLLAMQTCSGASQFDMLVMIFNTVQELRLSKQWTQPAHVPTGHQFHDYYFDDELLNEPSVAQTFSSFEDWLETWSAPEADQGVLKQLTSENPLNALSPHLSSASQTRCSTVKLVIEGLKKHEFSEETTKEIIAPRDAPLYEIISLLNSQEYEYTCGFMDVVDGTSFAPFLPWNTSLVAITDGHSSYDVETGLRINRNERLIDFYNGCLRNTVNLHGSASPSIEKRASALAVQDTFDPRINTSITFQRTLRLPEDGESHGTSALLGPFPLFNAEEHASRLPSAMKSKGGFFFPMFQREALAIVFSHSNDSEHVVGRLQSDKDHFATKMYAGSINCLSGKTASETNDDDDDERTDYIVSPRQLRLDGYRSADGTVRQFVAMPLGWGYSAEHQITGLEFIGGVQLRIASRLRDRVEFRRLDDLWDFGNALRITSTATNLGLGVGDVLAMTDFDPDIKILDDSGLGFADKTNWSRQPLLMPTDGKNHRMSTVQDMMLKSGQRARESTDGIRLRVVPPVLVHLKIIMGERAPIEESFRCSPHHDLGSLVTHRLHRRYLDCGHCDKCRSSHRYNAYPEWSLHVELSASVSRLGWPARHCPLETLAASYGRADGELRIVCTQISPGLLRPRDDDTRLHRQSAASAWEMALGAGARLMRRIYMGASHQHWDWRNSRLVNVQILNAVAFRSVTGIPAWTPVSLRDYEKRQLTLEVPLSVPQGHSDMVSESAMTELLNISSLDREVSDKVRGKRLMVLCPQCETNMCNLAHLFCSDCTSNSSTYFQCGKEWTEKITLSGVMEHPSKGHPPDGKSSRLLSFEETCEQLEAIPHYPKSGPHSGTAEDVAKKIAHMQLGEQGIFWYNSVISILKKAETQTRRSVTKSLILSNTETGHTQRLELLLGLVSPEDYAVQETGAEIGLKELLRVSVDNVRVPDNDRHLGARKPSTCLEAVVDWMARNGIEAHRLADWGFDTKALLCPQSDQSLRRVIDFLIGDSGRSLSEDYGVTVFFMSRFCSSRADRELRHTLLRTLVAHGVDVDARDHLGRTMLWRDSATDLGSVLLDCGARVDVLDNGGNAVLHHLVSQARHPTTAAAAAAAVATKAVKARVAEILRHKAGRAGVDTPNAEGLTALHLAMGIDSLWDWMGFTGLLVGGGADAELPMQRGVYRDEVGRLVAKWEGELERSDVLMRKSAERRLQTVRRALGASPTE, from the exons ATGGCAGATCCTTTGTCCATCGCGGCCAGCGTTGCCGGTCTTATCACGCTGGCCGCGTCAACCGCCAAGCTGGTGAAGACAGTCGGCGACCGGTACACGAACCAGGTGTCTGGGTCGGTACAAGAAAACGTGCAGACACTCGAAGCGGCTCTTGGGAACATCACGAAGGGCATGTGGACTTCCGACTTCACGCGCCCCGGGGAGAAAAGCCTGCAGCAGCCCATCAGCTCTTGCGCGCAGACTCTGCGTGAGCTCGGCAAAAATTTCCGCAAGCTGCACCCACAAGCGCCTTCGGGGACCTCCGTACAGAGATCATGGGATTCTCTCAGAAGGCTCCAGCAGAAGATGACACGCCCAGAGACGTTGAAGGAGATCGAGAGACTACAAGTTGTCTTGGAGAGCCAGAAGGCGACTCTGCTTCTTGCAATGCA GACTTGCTCGGGTGCAAGTCAGTTTGATATGCTGGTCATGATCTTCAACACCGTTCAGGAGCTCAGGCTATCCAAGCAATGGACGCAGCCGGCACATGTGCCAACAGGCCACCAGTTCCATGACTACTATTTCGACGATGAACTCCTGAATGAACCGTCGGTAGCGCAGACGTTTTCATCCTTCGAAGATTGGCTGGAGACGTGGAGTGCTCCGGAGGCAGATCAAGGCGTTCTTAAGCAGTTGACGAGCGAGAATCCTTTGAACGCCCTTTCACCCCACCTGTCTTCAGCGTCACAGACCAGGTGTTCAACTGTGAAGTTGGTCATCGAGGGACTCAAGAAACATGAATTCTCGGAGGAGACGACAAAGGAAATTATTGCGCCTCGGGATGCCCCGTTGTACGAGATCATCTCCCTCCTGAATAGCCAAG AGTACGAATACACTTGCGGATTTATGGACGTGGTTGACGGCACCAGCTTTGCCCCATTCTTGCCCTGGAATACGTCTCTCGTGGCCATCACCGACGGCCACAGCTCTTACGACGTCGAGACAGGCTTAAGGATCAATCGCAATGAGAGACTAATCGATTTTTATAACGGGTGTCTCCGAAATACCGTCAATCTCCACGGTTCGGCGAGCCCCTCTATCGAGAAGCGAGCCTCTGCCCTTGCTGTGCAGGACACCTTTGATCCTcgcatcaacaccagcatcACGTTCCAGAGAACGCTGCGGCTTCCGGAGGATGGAGAGTCTCACGGGACTTCCGCGCTTTTGGGTCCGTTTCCACTCTTCAACGCGGAGGAGCACGCCTCCAGGCTGCCCTCTGCTATGAAATCCAAaggcggcttcttcttccccatGTTCCAGAGAGAGGCCCTGGCGATCGTTTTCAGTCACAGCAATGACTCTGAGCACGTCGTCGGACGCCTTCAAAGCGACAAAGATCACTTTGCAACCAAGATGTACGCGGGTTCCATCAACTGCTTGTCGGGCAAGACGGCCTCGGAAAcaaacgacgacgacgacgatgaaaGAACCGACTACATCGTGAGCCCGCGACAGCTCAGGTTGGACGGTTACCGGTCCGCCGACGGGACCGTTAGACAGTTCGTCGCCATGCCCCTTGGCTGGGGATACTCAGCCGAGCACCAAATCACGGGGCTCGAGTTCATCGGCGGGGTCCAACTCCGGATCGCCTCCCGGTTGAGAGACCGCGTCGAGTTCCGCCGTCTTGACGATCTTTGGGATTTCGGCAACGCGTTACGTATCACTTCCACCGCCACGAATCTCGGGCTCGGGGTCGGCGACGTGCTCGCCATGACGGACTTCGACCCTGATATCAAGATCCTGGATGACTCCGGTCTCGGCTTTGCGGACAAGACCAATTGGTCGCGACAGCCGCTGTTGATGCCCACGGATGGCAAAAACCACCGGATGTCAACCGTTCAGGACATGATGCTGAAGTCTGGTCAGCGAGCCCGGGAATCGACTGATGGTATCCGTCTCCGCGTCGTTCCTCCCGTGCTTGTTCATCTGAAGATTATTATGGGAGAACGTGCCCCGATCGAAGAGTCCTTCCGCTGCTCTCCCCATCACGATCTGGGCTCTCTCGTCACGCATCGCCTTCACCGCCGTTATCTGGACTGCGGACACTGCGACAAGTGTAGGAGCAGCCACAGATACAACGCATATCCCGAATGGTCATTACACGTAGAGCTCTCGGCGTCGGTTTCTAGACTCGGCTGGCCGGCCCGGCATTGTCCGCTCGAGACCCTCGCAGCTTCGTACGGCAGGGCGGATGGCGAGCTGCGGATTGTATGCACCCAAATATCCCCCGGCCTCCTCCGTCCCAGAGACGACGACACACGATTACACAGGCAATCGGCCGCTTCCGCCTGGGAGATGGCCTTGGGGGCCGGGGCCAGGCTCATGCGGCGGATCTACATGGGCGCTTCCCACCAGCACTGGGACTGGCGGAACAGCCGCCTTGTCAACGTGCAGATCCTCAACGCGGTGGCGTTCCGGAGCGTAACCGGCATCCCGGCCTGGACTCCGGTGTCGCTGAGAGACTACGAGAAAAGGCAGCTCACGTTGGAGGTGCCTCTGTCGGTGCCACAAGGGCACTCTGATATGGTGTCCGAATCAGCGATGACGGAGCTACTAAACATTAGCTCCCTGGACAGGGAGGTGTCTGATAAAGTCAGAGGCAAGCGTTTAATGGTGTTGTGTCCTCAGTGCGAGACTAACATGTGTAACTTGGC ACACCTGTTCTGCTCGGACTGTACATCCAACTCCTCCACATACTTCCAGTGCGGCAAAGAATGGACAGAGAAGATCACGCTGTCGGGGGTTATGGAACACCCCTCCAAAGGGCACCCACCGGACGGCAAATCATCTCGGCTCCTCTCGTTTGAAGAAACATGCGAGCAGCTGGAGGCCATACCGCATTATCCAAAGTCCGGCCCCCATTCCGGAACCGCTGAAGACGTGGCCAAGAAGATAGCCCACATGCAACTGGGGGAACAAGGAATCTTCTGGTACAACTCTGTCATCTCGATcttgaagaaggccgagaccCAGACCCGGCGCAGCGTGACCAAGAGCCTGATCCTGAGCAACACCGAAACCGGTCACACGCAGCGACTagagcttcttctcggtcTGGTCTCTCCAGAGGACTATGCTGTGCAGGAGACGGGTGCCGAAATAGGGCTCAAAGAGCTCCTGCGAGTATCCGTTGACAACGTCAGGGTTCCAGACAATGACCGACATCTCGGGGCTCGGAAGCCCTCTACgtgcctcgaggccgtcgtcgactgGATGGCGAGAAACGGTATCGAGGCACACCGCCTCGCAGACTGGGGATTTGACACCAAGGCCCTGCTGTGCCCGCAGAGCGACCAGAGCCTCAGGCGGGTCATCGACTTCCTCATCGGCGACAGCGGTCGGTCCCTCTCGGAAGACTACGGCGTCACCGTCTTCTTCATGAGCAGGTTCTGCAGCAGCCGGGCCGACCGCGAGCTCAGGCACACGCTGCTGCGGACCCTCGTGGcccacggcgtcgacgtcgacgcccgcgACCACCTGGGCCGCACGATGCTTTGGCGGGACAGCGCCACGGACCTCGGTTCCGTGCTCCTGGACTGCGGCGCGCGCGTTGACGTCCTGgacaacggcggcaacgcGGTGCTGCATCACCTCGTCTCGCAGGCGCGCCACCCAACcaccgccgcagccgccgctgcggccgtcgccaccaaggccgtcaaggcgCGTGTGGCGGAGATCCTGAGGCATAAGGCGGGCAGAGCGGGCGTCGACACGCCGAACGCGGAGGGGCTGACGGCGCTGCACCTCGCGATGGGGATCGATTCGCTGTGGGACTGGATGGGGTTCAcgggcctcctcgtcggcggcggcgcggacgcggaGCTGCCGATGCAGCGGGGCGTCTATCGGGACGAGGTCGGGCGTCTGGTGGCCAAGTGGGAGGGTGAGCTCGAGAGGTCCGACGTGCTGATGAGGAAATCGGCCGAGAGGCGGCTGCAGACGGTGCGGCGGGCGCTCGGCGCGTCACCGACAGAGTGA
- a CDS encoding Integral membrane protein codes for MPQHRPIEAGQDVLAALAQTSKSLMDDENGPFWHRVLLHTFIESEGNAERSTIIKSPLEQHPELLQCLAWGLNVHTMIRPHSHQSLSRLLEYLTRDGQLLTVTYDVTVSNIVGVVQTLACGAIDFLDLSQRLLSPSRKDQATSERAFLQALLAHVCDINVMFYNTNVCHDLVDAGARLDIRAANGNTVLRSLVHGHINFSVLYHPRLAAWVSVEEIRRHQAGKAMVNSLNKDGLSPCHLALGDEISFSGNEDFVDLLARNGADITFPIPRGRHWDYLLRKLADWEAETETTEPWTHERIGRRVQVVRQALECS; via the exons ATGCCGCAACACAGGCCAATTGAAGCTGGTCAGGACGTTTTGGCAGCATTGGCCCAGACCTCAAAGTCTTTGATGGACGACGAAAACGGACCATTCTGGCACAGAGTGTTGTTACATACTTTTATCGAGTCCGAGGGCAATGCAGAAAGGTCTACGATCATAAAATCTCCTCTTGAGCAACATCCGGAACTACTCCAGTGTCTG GCTTGGGGGCTCAACGTCCACACCATGATCCGTCCTCATAGTCATCAAAGTCTCAGCCGACTTTTGGAATATCTCACGCGCGATGGGCAGCTGCTCACCGTCACCTACGATGTAACAGTCTCCAACATTGTTGGGGTTGTGCAAACGCTTGCGTGTGGAGCTATTGACTTCCTCGACCTTTCTCAGCGGCTTCTATCTCCCAGTAGAAAGGACCAAGCAACAAGTGAGCGAGCTTTCCTGCAAGCCCTCCTGGCACATGTCTGCGATATCAATGTCATGTTTTACAATACCAACGTATGTCATGACCTGGTGGACGCCGGAGCTCGTCTAGATATCCGAGCTGCAAACGGCAACACTGTCTTGCGTAGTTTAGTCCATGGTCACATCAACTTTTCGGTGTTATATCACCCTAGACTTGCAGCTTGGGTCAGTGTTGAAGAAATCCGCCGGCACCAGGCAGGCAAGGCGATGGTAAACAGCCTCAACAAAGACGGACTAAGTCCATGCCACCTGGCATTGGGGGATGAGATCTCGTTTTCGGGTAACGAAGACTTCGTCGACCTACTTGCTCGAAACGGCGCCGACATCACATTTCCAATACCTCGCGGGAGGCATTGGGACTACCTGTTACGGAAGCTCGCCGATTGGGAGGCCGAAACGGAAACGACGGAGCCATGGACGCATGAGAGGATTGGCCGGCGCGTCCAAGTTGTGCGGCAGGCTTTGGAATGCTCTTGA
- a CDS encoding Glycolate oxidase, whose product MAHIRARAPQAALQGLRAASPAPRRRCVALAGGARHMSSERRPERPASNEERQGRSFQGQVVGSITQRLAREKAERERFAAEREKSGNSRNLAFTFVLLTTMGVSYYLGTLVPPSPSEESTLPLAKTIAPVHKLNKENLEAAWADFVSIVGKDHVSTTATDLEHHSDSEWSSHSAKPEERPFCVVFPNSTEEVSQIMKICHQRRIPVVGYSGGTSLEGHFTPTRGGISIDFGRMNKVLKLHQEDLDVVVQPAVGWESLNDQLAQTGLFFPPDPGPGAMIGGMIGTGCSGTNAYRYGTMREWVLSLTVVLADGTVIKTRQRPRKSSAGYDLTKLFIGSEGTLGLVTEATLKVTTKPASTSVAVSAFPTIRDAADCVAKVVAAGIPVAAVEILDDLQMQCINKAGMTSKAWAEAPTLFFKFAGTETGVKEQVALVKQLASRAGSKTFDFAKSEEEQQELWSARKEALWSTMAVKREGDHVWTGDVAVPTSRLPDIIEETKEAMAKSGLFGTIVGHVGDGNFHTILLYNDQERKRAEHLVHNMVKRAVEMEGTVTGEHGVGLVKRDYLPHELGETTVDTMRQIKKALDPLCLLNCDKVVRIQPPKAGEVSEW is encoded by the exons ATGGCGCACATTAGAGCTCGAGCTCCCCAGGCGGCTCTGCAGGGTCTGAGGGCCGCGAGCCCGGCcccacgccgccgatgcgtcgccctcgccggaGGCGCACGGCACATGTCGAGCGAGCGCCGGCCCGAGAGGCCCGCGTCAAACGAGGAAAGGCAAGGTCGGTCGTTCCAGGGCCAGGTCGTCGGCAGCATCACCCAGCGTCTGGCGCGCGAGAAggcggagagggagaggttTGCTGCTGAGCGTGAAAAATCCGGCAACAGCAGGAACCTTGCCTTTACCTTTG TGCTACTTACCACAATGGGCGTCTCGTACTACCTCGGCACTCTCGTCCCCCCGAGCCCCAGCGAAGAATCGACCCTGCCGCTGGCCAAGACGATCGCGCCGGTACACAAGCTGAACAAAGagaacctcgaggccgcctgGGCCGACTTCGTCAGCATCGTCGGCAAGGATCACGTCAGCACGACGGCCACGGACCTTGAGCACCATTCCGACTCGGAGTGGTCGTCACACTCGGCCAAGCCCGAAGAGCGGCCCTTCTGTGTCGTGTTCCCCAACTCGACGGAGGAGGTCTCACAGATCATGAAGATCTGCCACCAGCGGCGCatccccgtcgtcggctaCAGCGGCGGCACCAGCCTCGAGGGCCACTTCACCCCGACCCGCGGCGGCATCTCCATCGACTTTGGCCGCATGAACAAGGTCCTGAAGCTGCACCAggaggacctcgacgtcgtcgtgcAGCCGGCCGTCGGCTGGGAGTCGCTCAACGACCAGCTCGCGCAGACGGGACTTTTCTTCCCGCCCGACCCGGGCCCGGGCGCCATGATCGGCGGCATGATCGGCACGGGTTGCAGCGGCACCAACGCCTACCGCTACGGCACCATGCGCGAGTGGGTTCTTAGTCTGACCGTCGTGCTGGCCGATGGCACCGTCATCAAGACGCGCCAGCGCCCGCGCAAGAGCTCCGCCGGCTACGACCTCACCAAGCTCTTCATCGGCTCCGAGGGCACCCTGGGTCTCGTGACCGAGGCGACGCTAAAGGTCACGACGAAGCCCGCCTCCACGTCGGTCGCCGTGTCGGCGTTCCCGACGATTCGCGACGCGGCCGACTGCGTCGCCaaggtcgtcgccgccggtatccccgtcgccgccgtcgagatcctcgacgacctgcagATGCAGTGCATCAACAAGGCCGGCATGACGAGCAAGGCGTGGGCTGAGGCACCGACACTCTTCTTCAAGTTCGCCGGCACGGAGACGGGCGTCAAGGAGCAGGTGGCGCTGGTGAAGCAGCTGGCATCCCGGGCCGGCAGCAAGACGTTCGACTTCGCCAagagcgaggaggagcagcaggagctcTGGAGCGCGCGGAAGGAGGCGCTGTGGAGCACCATGGCCGTCAAGCGCGAGGGCGACCACGTGTGGACGGGCGACGTGGCAGTGCCGACGAGCCGGCTGCCGGACATCATCGAGGAGACgaaggaggccatggccaagaGCGGGCTGTTCGGCACCATTGTCGGacacgtcggcgacggcaactTCCACACGATCCTGCTCTACAACGATCAGGAGCGCAAGCGGGCCGAGCACCTCGTGCACAACATGGTCAAGAGGGCCGTCGAGATGGAGGGAACTGTCACG GGCGAGCACGGCGTTGGTCTCGTCAAGAGAGACTACCTCCCCCACGAGCTGGGCGAGACGACAGTCGACACCATGAGACAG ATCAAGAAGGCCCTCGACCCCCTCTGCCTGCTCAACTGCGATAAGGTTGTCAGGATCCAGCCGCccaaggcgggcgaggtcaGCGAGTGGTAA
- a CDS encoding Enoyl-CoA hydratase/isomerase, translating to MSTLPESYNTLALPQIRLSHHPSSSPTPTPVIVLTLDRSSARNAFTDTMASSLARAYALVSSDPRVKCVVLTGSDQANRTFCAGMDLHQPVRLPRARDDHRDTGGLVALAMHNCAKPVVAAINGSAVGVGITMTLPASIRVVSKDAKIGFVFGRRGFNMEACSSFYLPRLIGAGPALHLVTTGAVYPANSPLLRNLFSEVVEPEQVLPRALAIAEDIAANVSTVAVRVMRDMIMRSPQSPEDAHLLESKIFFDLFSGKDSREGMESFMQKRAPHFTGTMEKDAPSAYPWWEEKGVKAKI from the coding sequence ATGTCCACCCTACCGGAGAGCTACAACACGCTCGCCCTCCCCCAGATCCGCCTCTCTCACCACCCGTCCTCATCACCCACCCCGACCCCCGTGATCGTCCTGACGCTCGACCGCTCCTCGGCCCGCAACGCCTTCACTGACACCAtggcctcctccctcgcccgcGCCTACGCCCTCGTCTCCTCCGACCCCCGCGTCAAGTGCGTCGTGCTCACGGGCTCTGACCAGGCAAATCGCACATTCTGCGCCGGCATGGACCTCCACCAGCCTGTCCGCCTCCCCCGCGCCCGCGACGACCATCGTGACACGGGTGGCCTTGTGGCGCTGGCTATGCACAACTGTGCCAAGCCCgttgtcgccgccatcaacgggtccgccgtcggcgtggGAATCACCATGACGCTTCCCGCCTCCATTAGGGTCGTTTCGAAGGACGCCAAGATAGGTTTCGTGTTTGGCCGGAGGGGATTCAACATGGAGGCATGTTCGTCCTTCTATCTCCCCCGGCTCATCGGCGCGGGGCCGGCACTGCATCTCGTCACGACCGGGGCCGTCTACCCTGCCAATAGTCCTTTACTACGGAACCTATTCAGCGAGGTAGTCGAGCCAGAGCAGGTACTTCCTCGGGCACTTGCCATTGCCGAGGACATCGCGGCGAACGTGAGCACAGTGGCCGTCAGGGTCATGCGGGACATGATCATGCGATCACCTCAGTCACCTGAGGACGCGCATCTACTGGAGAGCAAGATCTTCTTCGACTTGTTCAGTGGGAAAGACAGCAGGGAGGGCATGGAGAGTTTTATGCAGAAGCGAGCTCCCCACTTCACAGGGACCATGGAGAAAGATGCGCCCAGTGCATATCCGTGGTGGGAGGAGAAAGGGGTAAAGGCAAAGATATAG
- a CDS encoding SPRY domain-containing protein, whose amino-acid sequence MCFGSKADRDDTPAPRPAQRPTSAQQDFKMSSNYHQPQYAPPAGPPPAQSSAQNYGPPSGPPPSQSYAPPSGSPPGQSDDFAPPPGPPPAHGGYASPSGPPPGQYAPPPGPPHSHQNNDFAPPPGPPPAHDYTAPPPGPPPSDSKPKHDWEAAVPDTTLFPPPPAFFSGFDRSPANNSTEQEAEAGEAWVNQYPLVQPIDLDPTALDALRTHRIWLLQPQGFRGTMAQPVSGKWEVSTQRNAPDSTIIGFPPLYSVKTHSPHATGRPFKIYYEVKVRGSAREVDLALGFTALPYPNFRLPGWHRGSLAVHGDDGHKYINDRWGGKTFTDPFRPGETLGVGMSFTAQAGSMTVDIFFTRDGRLVGSWNLHEESDAEQDLPVTGLEGYHDLSCAIGTFQKNEYDIIFDPNLWKYRP is encoded by the coding sequence ATGTGTTTCGGCAGCAAAGCCGACAGGGATGATACTCCCGCCCCGCGTCCCGCACAACGACCTACCTCGGCCCAGCAAGACTTCAAGATGAGCAGCAATTACCACCAACCCCAGTACGCGCCGCCTGCTGGCCCGCCTCCCGCTCAAAGTTCAGCCCAGAACTATGGCCCTCCCTCCGGTCCGCCACCCAGCCAGTCGTACGCGCCTCCGAGTGGTTCACCCCCGGGTCAGAGTGATGACTTCGCCCCACCTCCCGGCCCTCCTCCGGCACATGGGGGCTACGCCTCGCCGTCCGGGCCTCCTCCCGGCCAGTATGCGCCGCCACCTGGTCCTCCTCATTCTCACCAGAACAACGACTTTGCACCCCCGCCCGGCCCCCCACCCGCCCACGACTACACAGCTCCTCCGCCCGGTCCCCCGCCATCGGATTCGAAGCCGAAACATGACTGGGAGGCCGCCGTCCCAGACACCACCCTtttcccgccgccgcccgccttTTTCAGCGGCTTCGATCGTTCGCCCGCGAACAACTCTACCgagcaggaggccgaggcgggtGAGGCGTGGGTCAACCAGTATCCCCTTGTGCAACCCATCGACCTGGACCCCACCGCTCTCGATGCCCTGCGCACTCACAGGATATGGCTGCTCCAGCCTCAAGGGTTCCGCGGGACCATGGCCCAACCCGTCTCTGGTAAATGGGAGGTTTCTACGCAACGGAATGCCCCGGACAGCACTATCATTGGGTTCCCCCCTCTCTACTCCGTCAAGACGCACTCGCCTCACGCCACGGGACGTCCCTTCAAGATCTACTACGAAGTCAAGGTTCGCGGTTCGGCGAGGGAGGTTGACCTCGCTCTTGGCTTCACCGCCCTCCCCTATCCCAACTTCAGACTCCCCGGGTGGCACCGTGGCAGTCTTGCGGtccacggcgacgacgggcacAAGTACATCAACGACAGATGGGGCGGCAAGACCTTTACAGACCCTTTCCGCCCTGGCGAAACACTCGGCGTCGGTATGTCGTTTACTGCTCAGGCCGGCAGCATGACCGTCGACATCTTCTTCACCCGGGATGGCAGACTAGTTGGCAGCTGGAACCTTCATGAGGAGAGTGACGCCGAGCAAGACCTGCCGGTCACTGGACTCGAGGGATATCACGACCTGAGCTGCGCCATCGGCACGTTCCAGAAGAACGAGTACGACATCATCTTTGATCCAAATTTATGGAAGTACAGACCGTAA